One window of the Deltaproteobacteria bacterium genome contains the following:
- a CDS encoding DUF1841 family protein — protein sequence MKHYDPQHAPDPKAWLALDEGERTELVLQYHRRARVRLPNVRLHATIHVIVENQVALGDEIPVRRTLERLRAEGLDRHDAVHAVGSVVAKRIYELLKEGLPTGDPNEPYWAELESLTAEGWRHGG from the coding sequence ATAAAGCACTACGACCCGCAGCACGCGCCGGATCCCAAGGCCTGGCTCGCCCTGGACGAGGGGGAGCGCACAGAGCTCGTTCTTCAGTACCACCGGCGCGCGCGAGTGAGACTGCCCAACGTGAGACTCCATGCAACGATTCATGTCATCGTGGAGAACCAGGTCGCGCTCGGTGACGAGATCCCCGTTCGCCGGACGCTCGAGCGGTTGCGGGCAGAGGGGCTCGATCGACACGACGCCGTTCACGCCGTTGGCTCCGTCGTCGCGAAGCGTATCTACGAGCTGCTGAAGGAAGGTCTCCCCACCGGCGACCCGAACGAGCCCTACTGGGCCGAGCTGGAGAGCCTCACTGCGGAGGGTTGGAGGCATGGCGGCTGA